A window of Neorhizobium galegae bv. orientalis str. HAMBI 540 genomic DNA:
CCAAGGACGATGTCGGTCGCATTTCCAACGTCGCCTGGGGGCTCGGTTATCTCGGCGGCATGATCGTGCTGATCGCCGTCGTGGCACTGCTCGCCGCCAATCCCGAAAGCGGCAAAACCCTGATCGGTATTCCCCCGCTCTTCGGCCTAGACCCGCATCTCGGCGAAGACGCGCGCATCACCGGACCGATCTCGGCCTTCTGGTATTTCCTCTTTATCCTGCCGATGTTCTTTTTCACGCCCGACGCCAAGAAAGGTCTGCCGCTCGCCGCGGCGGTTCGCTCCGGCATAAGGGAGCTTGGCGGCACGCTGCGGGACCTGAGGCAGCGCACCGGCATCACGAAATTCCTGGTCGCCCGCATGCTCTATCAGGACGGCGTCAACGGCCTGCTGATTCTCGGCGGCACGTTCGCAGCCGGCATGTTCGGCTGGGCGACGATCGAGATCGGCATCTACGGCATCATCCTGAACGTCGTGGCGATCTTCGGCTGCATCGTCGCCGGCTGGCTCGACCGCCTGCTCGGCTCGAAAGTGGTCGTGATCATCAGCCTGGTGCTGCTGGTCATCGCGACCCTCGGCATCATTTCCACCGGCCCCGGCTTCGTGTTCTTCGGCCTTATGCCTCTTTCGGCAGAAGATAGCGGCGGCCTGTTCGGCACCGCTGCGGAAAAGGCCTATATCCTGTTCGGATTGCTGATCGGCATCGCCTTCGGGCCGGTCCAGGCTTCGTCCAGATCGTATCTCGCCCGCAGCGTCAGCCTCTCGGAGACCGGCCGCTATTTCGGCATCTACGCGCTGTCCGGCCGGGCGACCAGCTTCCTCGCCACGCTGTTCTTCTCACTCATGACCTATGCCAGCGGCTCAGCCCGGCTCGGCATGGCAACGCTGCTGATCTTCCTCGTGGCGGGGTTGCTGTTGCTGTTTGCGACACCGTATCCGGCGAACAGGAAGTAGAGACGGATAGTGATCCGGCTGCGGCGTGGATCCTCGGGTCGAGCCCGAGGATCCACGCCACACGCTCAGAGCATAACATCCAGCAAAATCAATGCCGGAAATGCCGCATTCCGGTGAACACCATCGCCACACCATGCTCGTCGGCAGCGGCGATCACCTCGTCGTCGCGCATCGAGCCGCCCGGCTGGATGACGGCGGTGGCGCCGGCAGCAATGGCGGAAAGTAGGCCGTCCGCAAACGGGAAGAACGCTTCCGAGGCAACGGCGGAACCCTTGGTCATCGGCTCGGCCCAACCCATGGCCTTGGCCGCTTCTTCCGCCTTGATGCCGGCGATGCGGGCGGAATCGATGCGGCTCATCTGGCCAGCACCGATGCCGGCCGTCTGGCCGTTCTTGGCGTAGACGACCGCATTCGACTTCACGTGCTTGGCGACCTTGAAGGCGAATTTCATGTCTTCGAGTTCGGTCGGCGTCGGCGCGCGCTTGGTGACGACGCGCAGGTCGATATCCTCGACCATGCCGTTGTCGCGGGTCTGGACCAGCAGGCCGCCTGAAACGGTCTTCGCGGTCAGCCCGCGCGAGCGCGGATCCGGCAGGCCGCCGGTCACCAGCAGGCGCAGGTTCTTCTTGGCGGCGATGATCGCCTGCGCTTCGTCGGAAACCTCCGGCGCGATGATCACTTCCGTGAACAGCTTGACGATCTCTTCGGCCGTCTCTGCATCCAGAAGCTGGTTGACCGCGATGATGCCGCCAAAGGCTGAGGTCGAATCGCAGGCGAGCGCCCGCAGATAAGCATCCTTGAGGCTCGGACCCGTTGCCACACCGCAGGGGTTGGCGTGCTTGATGATCGCGCAGGCCGGCGCCTTTTCCGGCGAGAATTCGGCGATCAGCTCGAAGGCGCCGTCGGTGTCGTTGATATTGTTGTAGGAAAGCTGCTTGCCCTGAAGCAGTTTTGCGGTCGCCACGCCCGGGCGGTTTTCACCGGTCACATAGAAGCCGGCGCTCTGGTGCGGGTTCTCGCCATAACGCATCTCTTCCTTCAGCACGCCGCCGATTGTGCGGTAGCGCGGGATCTCGATGTCGAGCGCTTCCGCAAACCAGTTCGAGATCGCCGTGTCATAGGCCGCCGTGCGGGCATAGGCCTTGGCGGCGAGCTTCTGGCGGAAGGCATAGACCGTCTGCCCGTCATTCGAACGCAGTGCCTCGATGAGGGCAGGATAATCGGAAGGATCGGTGACGGTGGTCACGTAGGCATGGTTCTTGGCGGATGCGCGGATCATCGCCGGACCGCCGATATCGATATTTTCGACCGTCGTCGGGTAGTCGCCGCCAGCGGCGCGCACTTCCTCGAACGGGTAGAGGTTGATGACGGCAAGATCGATGCCCTCGATGCCGTGTTCCTTCATCGCCGCGACGTGTTCCGCATCGTCGCGGATCGCCAGCAGGCCACCATGTACCGTCGGATGCAGCGTCTTCACCCGCCCGTCCATGATTTCCGGAAAACCCGTGACTTCGGATACGTCGGTAACAGCGAGACCGGCGGCAGCGATCGCCTTGTGCGTACCGCCCGTCGACAGCAACTTCACGCCCTGCTCGATGAGCGCCTGGGCAAGCTCGGTGATACCGGTCTTGTCGGAGACCGAGAGCAGTGCGGTGCGGATCCTGATGCGATCGGGAGCGGGGATTTTCTTGGAAACGACGGCCATCGGTCTCTCCTGGAAACGCGCCGCGGAACCCGGCGCAAAGGTAAGATCGCCGCCCGTTAGCACAGCTTGGCAGAAGAAGAAACGGCCTATTCGCCGCGTCTCAGCATCCAGCGTATTTCCGAGGTCTCCGGCGGAGAAAACTCGATGACCAGCTGCTGGCTCGGCCGCACCCCGGAGACGTCCGCAAAGAAGATATCCTCATCGATCATCACCTGAAGCCCCGGTGCCGCAAAGATCCAGGTCTCGCCATCCGGCGCGCGCATGGCCACGCTTTCCTCATCCCGCCGCGACAGCGTGATCACGGGATGGATGTGGAAACGCGCCACCGCCAGGAGAGCCTCGTTATCGGGCGCCGCGCCCTCGGACAGGTAAAGCCGGTCATGTCCCTTGATCTTGTTGCCCTTCGCATTGAGCCCGATTTCACGCTCGTGGAAATAACCGAACTGATGGACGTAGCCGTCATGGCTGGCGCGCAGCCAGTCATTGCCATGCATGTCGTCCCAGCGCTCCACCTCCACCTCCGAAACGCCGCCGAGCAGCATGGAGCCCGCGAAGCGGGACCGGATGATGCGGCTGGACGATGTCTCGTTGAGCGTTACCGTCGAATGGGCGGGCGTCGAGCGGGCCATATGCCGGTAGTTTCGTCCGGCATATTTCGGCGAGCCGCAATTGACGATGAAACGATGCCGGCCGGCCGACATCTCAAAGGAAAGACAACCCGCATGCGCGCCGCGGGAAAGCCCCGGAGAGAGTGGACGGCCGGTATCGACGATCAGCGTCGTGCCGTCCGCCGACAGGCGATGATAATGCATGTGCGGCAGCGCCTTGAACGGCTTGCCCGCCGTTTCGTCATAGCGCAACACCGACATCAGCTCGCTCGCGGGCGTCGAGCTCGCACCGTTGAACAGCGCCAGATCGCCATCCTGATGGCGAAAGAAGCGGAGCGCCGGATACATACGATCGATCGTCGGGATGAGCTTCTGCGGCAGGTCGTGGCCGAGATTGATATAGGTCTGGCGAAGCGGCAGGAGATCGATCAGCAGGTCGAGCACCGCCCGCGGATTGCGCGACACATGCCCGCCATCGGCAAGGATCTGGCGTTCGAGCTCCCGATCCAGCCGCCCGCCCTCGCGCCTAATATAGGCGGCCCGCGTCGGCATCGAGATCGAGGCCATGGCAAGCGCGATCCGAAGCCTCAACCGCGTATCGCCCTCCGGCGTGCAGCCGGCTATCTTCCTCAGATACCGGACCTGATAGGCGAGGCTTTTCATGAAACGGCGATAGAAGCCGGCTTCGGCGCCCTGCAGCACCACCGTCGAATGCGAAAGCCAGGCGATCACCCGTTCCGCCGCGACATGCGCTTCCCAGGCAATGCCCTGCGGGCGTCGGCCATAAAGCGCGATCCAGTCGGCGACCACATGCCGTGCGCTGGCACAGGCGGCTTCCGTCTTGTTCGTACGGATATGGCGCAACCAGGCAAACGAATGCAGCCGCTCGGCCGCCGCCCGAGACGGCAGCTCGACCGAAAACGGCGATTGACCGTAGGTTTCGAGAATCCGCCCCGCGAGCGGGAACCGGCCTTCCAGGATTTCCTCTGCCACGAACGGGTCGAGTGCGCGCAAATCCGTCGGCGCGACGATCAACCGGTCCGGCACCTGCATGGAAAACGAGGTCACGGCCAGGCGGAATCCGGCGGAACGCCGGCAAAGGCGCCGCCAGATTTCCCGCAAGCCGAAGGACAAAAGCCTCCGGCGATCCGCGAGCCGCATCTTCAATCTGGACACTCCGCAGGAATCAGCCTCCGCCCCGCCGGCGGGAATCAACTATTAGATTGTTCGAAAGTATCGGTCGGTATGGTGAAGAAAGCCTTACCGGACCTGGAGCACGCTTGCGAAGAAGCCGTCCATGCCGCCCACAAAATTTTCGCTGGCGGGCAGCATCGCCGGCGTAGTGCGGAATTCGCCAAGCGGTGAGATCGCCCCTTCCAGCCCCGGCCAGTCTTTGGGATCGACGGCCAGGCGTCTCAATTCCGGATGGTCCTTCAGCACGCGCACGACCAGTTCCTCCCCCTCCAACGAATCAAGCGAGCAGTTGGAGAAAACGATAATGCCGCCCGGTTTCACCAGCGTGACGGCATGGCGCAGCATCTTTTCCTGAAGGGCTGCAAGCTTCGCCACATCCTCCGGGCCCTTGGTCCAGAGCACGTCCGGATGCCGGCGTGTCGTGCCGGTCGAGGAGCAGGGTGCGTCGAGCAGCACGCCATCCAGCTGCTCAGCCGGCTTGAACTCGAAAAGATCCCCGCCGACCAGCTCCGCCTCATAACCGAGCCGGCCGAGATTTTCCTTGAGCCGTGCCAACCGGTTGACGGATTGCTCGACCGCGATCACCTCGGCACCGGCCGCAATCAGCTGCGCCGTCTTGCCGCCGGGGGCCGCGCAGAGATCTGCGACCTTCTTGCCCTTGAGATCGCCGAACAGCTTTGCCGGAATGCTGGCCGCGACATCCTGCACCCACCAGACACCCTCATCGAACCCTTCGAGCGCGGAAACCGCGCCATCGAAGGCCGTCAGGCGAATGCTTCCGGTCGGCAGAACCGTACCGCCGAGCTTTTCCGCCCAGGCGGCTGGATCGGATTTGACCGTCAGGTCGATAGCTGCCGGAACAAGCTGGGCCTCGGCGATACGATCCGCCTCCGCCTCGCCATAGAGGGCGACCAAGCGCTTGCGGAACCATGCCGGTACCGGGGAAATCGTTGCGGTCGCGGCAAGGATCTCGTCCTTTTCCCGGTCCATCCGGCGCAGGACCGCATTCACCAGCTTGGCGAAACGGCGGTTGCGCGGATCGCGATTGGCCTGTTCGACCGCAAGGTCGACGGCAGCATGCGGCGGTACGTCGAGATGCAGGATCTGGGCCGCAGCAATCACCAGCACGTGGTGAAGCGCGCGCGCGCCTTCCGGCAGCGGCGTATCGATCAGCGATGTGATCGCCGCCTCGATGCGCGGCAGATGCCGGAGTGCGGTATTGAGGATGGCGCGCGTCAGCGCCCGGTCAGCGTCGCTGAGCGCCCGATAGGCCGGATTGCCGTGGACGAGGTCGAGCATGCCGTCGAGCGAGATCTTGCGATCGATGACAGCCGCCAGCAACTTGGCGGCCGTGACACGAACTTCGAGGCCCGCCTTGAAGGGGCCGCTTTCCCGCTCCGAGTGAGCCGGTCTCCTGCGCTGTTCGGCTGGTTTGCCCGATGGCTTGTATGGCTTCTTGTTCTTCTTGTCTTCGTTCAAGACCAGGGACCTTTGCGCGGTTCATCCGAGCCGCGGCCCCAACCGGTATTCGGAACGGAGCGCGCGGTGCGCTGCGGTCTATCAGCCTGGAACCCGGCCGTCGAGGCACCGCTGCGGAACTCCCCGGCCATCTGCTGCAGCGCGGCGATACGGTTCCCGGTGTCCGGATGGGTCGAGAACAGGTTGTCCATGCGCTCGCCCGACAGCGGGTTGATGATGAACATATGCGCCGTTGCCGGATTGCGCTCGGCCTCGTAGTTCGGGATCTGATGCGCCGCACCGGCGATCTTGCCGAGTGCGGAGGCAAGCCACAGCGGATTGCCGCAGATCTCGGCGCCGCGACGGTCGGCGGAATATTCGCGCGTCCGGCTGATCGCCATCTGCACCAGCATCGCCGCGAACGGGGCGACGATCATCGCCACGATCACGCCGATGAAGCCGAGCGGATTGTTGTTCTCGCGATTGCCGCCGAAGAAGAAGGCGAAATTGCCGAGCATCGAGATCGCGCCGGCAAGCGTCGCGGTAATCGTCATGGTCAGCGTATCGCGGTTCTGGATATGCGCGAGTTCGTGCGCCATCACGCCCGCCACTTCCTCATGCGTCAGCCGCTGCATAAGGCCGGTCGACGCGGCAACGGCCGCGTTCTGCGGGTTACGGCCGGTCGCAAAGGCATTCGGCTGCGGATTGTCATAGACATAGACCTTCGGCATCGGCAGGCCGGCATTGGCCGAAAGATCGCGGATCATGTTGTAGAATTCCGGCGCACTGCGCGCATCCACTTCCTGCGCATGATAGGCCGAAAGCACCATCTTGTCGGAATTCCAGTAGGAAAACAGGTTCATGCCGGCAGCGATCACCAGCGCGATCATCATGCCGCCCGTACCGCCGATCAGAAAGCCGATCCCCATGAACAGGGCCGTCATGAAGGCCAGAAGCATGGCGGTGCGCATCACATTCATCGTCATCTCTCCCGTTGCCGATATCGCCTCGAA
This region includes:
- a CDS encoding MFS transporter; amino-acid sequence: MAVTDVDEAPVKTSRRGIWGWMFFDWAAQPFFTVVTTFIFGPYFVARLTEDPVSAQAAWSNMATISSLVIAVFSPILGSIADQAGPRKPWIAFFAVIKIACVSALWFAAPGSPIIWPMIFMIFASIAAEFSTVFNDSMMPRLVSKDDVGRISNVAWGLGYLGGMIVLIAVVALLAANPESGKTLIGIPPLFGLDPHLGEDARITGPISAFWYFLFILPMFFFTPDAKKGLPLAAAVRSGIRELGGTLRDLRQRTGITKFLVARMLYQDGVNGLLILGGTFAAGMFGWATIEIGIYGIILNVVAIFGCIVAGWLDRLLGSKVVVIISLVLLVIATLGIISTGPGFVFFGLMPLSAEDSGGLFGTAAEKAYILFGLLIGIAFGPVQASSRSYLARSVSLSETGRYFGIYALSGRATSFLATLFFSLMTYASGSARLGMATLLIFLVAGLLLLFATPYPANRK
- the purH gene encoding bifunctional phosphoribosylaminoimidazolecarboxamide formyltransferase/IMP cyclohydrolase, whose product is MAVVSKKIPAPDRIRIRTALLSVSDKTGITELAQALIEQGVKLLSTGGTHKAIAAAGLAVTDVSEVTGFPEIMDGRVKTLHPTVHGGLLAIRDDAEHVAAMKEHGIEGIDLAVINLYPFEEVRAAGGDYPTTVENIDIGGPAMIRASAKNHAYVTTVTDPSDYPALIEALRSNDGQTVYAFRQKLAAKAYARTAAYDTAISNWFAEALDIEIPRYRTIGGVLKEEMRYGENPHQSAGFYVTGENRPGVATAKLLQGKQLSYNNINDTDGAFELIAEFSPEKAPACAIIKHANPCGVATGPSLKDAYLRALACDSTSAFGGIIAVNQLLDAETAEEIVKLFTEVIIAPEVSDEAQAIIAAKKNLRLLVTGGLPDPRSRGLTAKTVSGGLLVQTRDNGMVEDIDLRVVTKRAPTPTELEDMKFAFKVAKHVKSNAVVYAKNGQTAGIGAGQMSRIDSARIAGIKAEEAAKAMGWAEPMTKGSAVASEAFFPFADGLLSAIAAGATAVIQPGGSMRDDEVIAAADEHGVAMVFTGMRHFRH
- a CDS encoding heparinase II/III family protein, with amino-acid sequence MRLADRRRLLSFGLREIWRRLCRRSAGFRLAVTSFSMQVPDRLIVAPTDLRALDPFVAEEILEGRFPLAGRILETYGQSPFSVELPSRAAAERLHSFAWLRHIRTNKTEAACASARHVVADWIALYGRRPQGIAWEAHVAAERVIAWLSHSTVVLQGAEAGFYRRFMKSLAYQVRYLRKIAGCTPEGDTRLRLRIALAMASISMPTRAAYIRREGGRLDRELERQILADGGHVSRNPRAVLDLLIDLLPLRQTYINLGHDLPQKLIPTIDRMYPALRFFRHQDGDLALFNGASSTPASELMSVLRYDETAGKPFKALPHMHYHRLSADGTTLIVDTGRPLSPGLSRGAHAGCLSFEMSAGRHRFIVNCGSPKYAGRNYRHMARSTPAHSTVTLNETSSSRIIRSRFAGSMLLGGVSEVEVERWDDMHGNDWLRASHDGYVHQFGYFHEREIGLNAKGNKIKGHDRLYLSEGAAPDNEALLAVARFHIHPVITLSRRDEESVAMRAPDGETWIFAAPGLQVMIDEDIFFADVSGVRPSQQLVIEFSPPETSEIRWMLRRGE
- a CDS encoding RsmB/NOP family class I SAM-dependent RNA methyltransferase, with amino-acid sequence MVLNEDKKNKKPYKPSGKPAEQRRRPAHSERESGPFKAGLEVRVTAAKLLAAVIDRKISLDGMLDLVHGNPAYRALSDADRALTRAILNTALRHLPRIEAAITSLIDTPLPEGARALHHVLVIAAAQILHLDVPPHAAVDLAVEQANRDPRNRRFAKLVNAVLRRMDREKDEILAATATISPVPAWFRKRLVALYGEAEADRIAEAQLVPAAIDLTVKSDPAAWAEKLGGTVLPTGSIRLTAFDGAVSALEGFDEGVWWVQDVAASIPAKLFGDLKGKKVADLCAAPGGKTAQLIAAGAEVIAVEQSVNRLARLKENLGRLGYEAELVGGDLFEFKPAEQLDGVLLDAPCSSTGTTRRHPDVLWTKGPEDVAKLAALQEKMLRHAVTLVKPGGIIVFSNCSLDSLEGEELVVRVLKDHPELRRLAVDPKDWPGLEGAISPLGEFRTTPAMLPASENFVGGMDGFFASVLQVR
- the htpX gene encoding zinc metalloprotease HtpX, which codes for MNVMRTAMLLAFMTALFMGIGFLIGGTGGMMIALVIAAGMNLFSYWNSDKMVLSAYHAQEVDARSAPEFYNMIRDLSANAGLPMPKVYVYDNPQPNAFATGRNPQNAAVAASTGLMQRLTHEEVAGVMAHELAHIQNRDTLTMTITATLAGAISMLGNFAFFFGGNRENNNPLGFIGVIVAMIVAPFAAMLVQMAISRTREYSADRRGAEICGNPLWLASALGKIAGAAHQIPNYEAERNPATAHMFIINPLSGERMDNLFSTHPDTGNRIAALQQMAGEFRSGASTAGFQADRPQRTARSVPNTGWGRGSDEPRKGPWS